The genomic stretch GTGGGGGTGAAGGTGCGGGGGAAGACCGCGTGGTTGCGCGCCCGCCAGTATTTCAGGCTGGGTTCGGTCAGGATGCTCGTCGCGCCCCACCAGACCTGGGTGCCGTCGGGGATCAGGTCGCTGTAGGCGTCCATGACGCGCAGGTCGAAGAACGGCTGCGTGAAGAATCCGGCCGCGCCGGCGTCCAGCTTGCGCTCCAGGTAATCGCGTTCCCGCGCGAAGGACTGCCGGTACGGGTCGAGGCCCGCATAGACCGTCAGGTGCGGCGCGTCCCGGCGCAGGCGGCGGATCAGGTCGACGGCGTCCTGGTCGTAGACCTTCGCGCTCATGTCGGCGGGCGCGTCCCCGGTCACGACGAGCACCTCCGTGATGCCGTGCTCGTCCAGCGCGGGCAGGAACGGCAGCGGCTCGCGCGGGTCGAAGTCCACGGCGCGCAGGTGCGGCACCGCCCGGTACTGCGGCCGCGCGAACGCGCATCCCAGCCACGACCGCAGCGAGTACCGCGTCAGGTCGGGAATGTTCACCGTGTCCACGCCCGGGAGCGCCGCCACCACCTGCGCGATCTCGGCCCGCAGGCCGGAGCGGGAGCGGGGCACGAGTTCCACGGACACGCGCGTCGTCGGCGAGTCCGTCACCGGGCCACCTCAGGCACCTTCGCCGGGTCGTAGGCGAGGATCGGGCCCAGCCAGCGCTCGGCCTCGTCCAGCGGCATGCCCTTGCGGCGGGCGTAGTCCTCCACCTGATCGCGGCCGATGCGGCCCACCGCGAAGTAGCGGGACTCGGGGTGCGCGAAGTAGAAGCCAGACACGGCCGCGGCAGGCCACATCGCGCAGGACTCGGTGAGTTCCAGGCCGATCTCCTGCGCGTCCAGCAGGCGGAACAGGGTGCGTTTCTCGGTGTGGTCGGGCTGCGCGGGGTAGCCGGGCGCGGGGCGGATGCCGTCGTAGCGCTCGCGGATCAGGTCGTCGTTGCCCAGCGTCTCGTCCGGCGCGTAGCCCCAGTGCTTCGTGCGGACGTCGCGGTGCAGCTTCTCAGCGAAGGCCTCGGCCAGCCGGTCGGCGACCGCCTTCACGAGGATGGCGTTGTAGTCGTCGTGCTGCGCCTCGAACACCGCTGCCAGCTCGTCCGCGCCGTGAATGGCGACCGCGAACGCGCCGATGTGATCGCCGTGCGGCGCGACGAAGTCCGCGAGGGCCACGTTCGGAGTGGTCTGCTCGCGCTGCTGGCGCAGGGTGTGCAGGTGCACCACGCCGGGCAGCGCCTCGCGCCCGGCGGCGAGTTCGTGCGTGGCGAAATCCAGCGTCTCGCCCGCCGGAATATCCTGGCCGACCTGCACGGCGATGTCGTCGCCGTCGCGCGTGGCGGGCCACAGGCCGATCACGCCCCGCGCGGTCAGCAGGCCCTCGTCGGTGGCGCGGTGCAGCAGGGCCTGCGCGTCCGCGAACAGTTTCCGCGCCTCCTCGCCGCGCAGGGGGTCGGTGAGGATGTTCGGGTAGATGCCCTTCATCTCCCACGCGATGAAGAAGGGCGTCCAGTCGATGAAGTCCAGCAGCTCCGCGATGGGCTGCTCGATGACCTGACGACCCGGCTCACGCGGGGCTGGCGGGACGGTGGGGGAGAGCTGCGGGGCGCGCTCGC from Deinococcus sp. AB2017081 encodes the following:
- a CDS encoding methylenetetrahydrofolate reductase yields the protein MTDSPTTRVSVELVPRSRSGLRAEIAQVVAALPGVDTVNIPDLTRYSLRSWLGCAFARPQYRAVPHLRAVDFDPREPLPFLPALDEHGITEVLVVTGDAPADMSAKVYDQDAVDLIRRLRRDAPHLTVYAGLDPYRQSFARERDYLERKLDAGAAGFFTQPFFDLRVMDAYSDLIPDGTQVWWGATSILTEPSLKYWRARNHAVFPRTFTPTLECNRAFAADLLAFARERGQNAYFMPVKVDVQEYLAGIL